A genomic window from Candidatus Obscuribacter sp. includes:
- the sppA gene encoding signal peptide peptidase SppA: MRINQRSFVWIILTLCVLAVPVAVLTQNTPAKDTSGKESGGLMNRFKDHIQVIRLTGMIMDKADSGLFSSQTGSATTCIKDLRKALKNKKVKAVLLRINSPGGTVPTSQEVYEAVLDLKEAGKPVVVSMGDMAASGGYYVACAADKIVANPGTMTGSIGVIMNLMCYKGLADKLGVEPETIKSGLFKDIASPSHKMTKEEKDILQALVMDCYDQFTQVVAKGRNLPIEEVKRLADGRIYTGRQAQQNKLVDEIGTYTDAMALLQKICKEKYKLTEDLQVDEDKSDGFLASLLESTSLASPQASLENFVPTELSPNLTKQPLWLYR; encoded by the coding sequence GTGCGCATCAATCAACGCTCATTTGTCTGGATTATCCTGACACTCTGTGTCCTGGCAGTACCCGTAGCTGTTTTGACTCAAAATACGCCAGCTAAAGACACTAGCGGCAAAGAGTCAGGCGGCCTGATGAATAGATTTAAAGATCATATCCAGGTCATCCGTCTCACTGGCATGATCATGGACAAAGCTGACAGTGGACTCTTTAGCTCACAGACTGGCTCAGCCACTACTTGTATCAAAGACCTGCGCAAGGCTCTCAAAAACAAAAAAGTCAAAGCAGTGCTCTTACGTATCAACTCTCCCGGTGGCACAGTGCCCACCTCGCAGGAAGTGTACGAAGCCGTACTGGATCTCAAAGAAGCAGGCAAGCCTGTGGTCGTATCAATGGGCGATATGGCAGCTAGTGGTGGCTATTATGTCGCTTGCGCCGCCGACAAAATCGTAGCCAATCCCGGCACGATGACTGGCTCTATCGGCGTCATCATGAATCTGATGTGCTACAAAGGTCTGGCTGACAAACTCGGCGTTGAGCCAGAAACAATCAAATCAGGACTGTTTAAAGATATCGCCAGCCCCAGCCACAAAATGACAAAAGAAGAAAAAGACATTTTGCAGGCACTAGTAATGGACTGCTACGACCAGTTTACCCAGGTAGTGGCCAAAGGTCGCAATCTCCCTATAGAAGAAGTCAAACGTCTGGCCGATGGTCGTATCTACACCGGTCGTCAGGCTCAACAAAACAAACTAGTTGATGAGATTGGTACCTATACAGATGCAATGGCACTCTTGCAAAAAATTTGCAAAGAAAAATACAAACTGACAGAAGACCTGCAAGTGGACGAAGACAAGTCAGATGGATTTCTCGCCAGCTTGCTTGAGTCAACCTCCCTGGCCAGTCCTCAGGCCAGTCTCGAAAACTTTGTCCCCACCGAACTCAGCCCTAACTTGACCAAGCAACCACTCTGGCTTTACAGATAA
- a CDS encoding YIP1 family protein gives MTDETSEAERQIEDANLREKRLSESQPFELEMAFKQVLKDPQSKPEEPLSEAAEQTKAEAKSSAEYTRSANLFADIFYGVLVAPRQTMQILSDGKKYPATFHHLTQSIFFMTLVLSLVGWLRFKLDRMSDTAVSSLVFTLSGIELWFVLAVTLYYLGSFARVKVRFGNALVSIAWAFLPVLFFTPIMCFKKLLGLGIMLPGMVVAMWFLYLLFAAFQSALKTSALKMSLIVIVVPPLFAAVYLFWMGLALFSLGMQLLPRLVN, from the coding sequence ATGACTGACGAAACAAGCGAAGCTGAAAGACAAATCGAAGATGCCAATTTGAGAGAAAAACGTCTCTCAGAAAGTCAGCCCTTTGAACTGGAAATGGCCTTTAAACAGGTCCTCAAAGACCCCCAGTCAAAGCCTGAAGAGCCTCTCTCCGAAGCTGCCGAGCAAACTAAGGCGGAAGCTAAATCGAGCGCTGAATACACCAGAAGTGCCAATTTATTTGCTGATATTTTTTATGGTGTGCTGGTAGCACCCCGCCAGACCATGCAGATTTTGAGCGATGGAAAAAAATATCCAGCGACATTTCATCATCTCACCCAGTCAATATTTTTTATGACTCTGGTCTTGAGCCTTGTCGGTTGGCTCCGCTTCAAGCTGGACAGGATGTCTGATACGGCAGTAAGCAGCCTGGTCTTTACACTGAGCGGCATCGAACTTTGGTTTGTGCTTGCAGTCACACTCTATTATCTCGGTAGCTTTGCCCGGGTCAAAGTGCGTTTTGGCAATGCTCTGGTCTCAATTGCCTGGGCATTTTTGCCTGTACTCTTTTTTACACCAATTATGTGCTTCAAAAAGCTCTTGGGTCTGGGCATTATGCTGCCGGGCATGGTGGTGGCAATGTGGTTTTTGTATCTGCTTTTTGCTGCATTTCAATCAGCCCTTAAAACATCAGCTCTCAAAATGTCATTGATAGTGATTGTGGTGCCGCCCCTCTTTGCCGCTGTCTATCTCTTTTGGATGGGACTGGCACTGTTTTCGCTCGGCATGCAACTTTTACCCAGACTCGTAAATTGA
- the miaA gene encoding tRNA (adenosine(37)-N6)-dimethylallyltransferase MiaA: protein MTKKPLVIALVGPTCTGKTALSIELAKNLNGEIIACDSRTVYQYMDIGTAKPTMQERCGIPHHLLDVVTPDEVYTAANYKEQATSALEQIIAQGKIPIVCGGTGLYARALLEGFSMPAVEPNVALREELNQLAQKDGIEALHKILEVLDPVSKGRIQANDRFRIIRAIEVSKALGRPFSEVATRVEVPYDVLWLGLNFSDRNLLKERIILRLDEQLKQGVLDEIEVILKMFGKTQALVNAVPYKEYLQFIDGQITLEEATQEAIKHNFELARRQVMWFRANKQMHWMDANTLSKNDIYDLSMKEISSKLALQK from the coding sequence TTGACAAAAAAACCTCTTGTTATTGCTTTAGTCGGTCCGACCTGTACAGGCAAAACAGCCTTATCTATTGAGCTAGCCAAAAATCTCAATGGCGAAATAATCGCCTGCGATAGCCGCACTGTATATCAATATATGGATATCGGCACAGCCAAGCCGACCATGCAAGAAAGATGTGGCATACCGCATCATTTGCTTGATGTGGTCACTCCAGACGAGGTCTATACTGCCGCTAACTACAAAGAGCAAGCCACCAGTGCCCTGGAGCAAATCATAGCTCAAGGCAAAATACCAATAGTCTGCGGTGGCACAGGACTCTATGCCAGAGCCTTACTGGAGGGCTTTAGCATGCCCGCTGTGGAGCCCAATGTGGCCCTGCGCGAGGAGCTAAACCAACTGGCCCAAAAAGATGGTATAGAAGCATTGCACAAAATTTTGGAGGTCCTTGATCCGGTCTCAAAAGGTCGCATTCAAGCGAATGACCGCTTCCGTATTATCCGTGCCATCGAAGTCTCAAAGGCGCTGGGGCGCCCATTTAGCGAGGTAGCCACCAGGGTGGAAGTACCTTACGATGTGCTCTGGCTCGGGCTCAATTTTAGTGACCGCAATTTGCTAAAAGAACGCATCATCTTAAGACTCGATGAGCAGCTCAAGCAAGGAGTGCTCGATGAAATCGAAGTGATTTTAAAAATGTTTGGCAAAACGCAAGCGCTCGTAAATGCTGTGCCTTACAAAGAATATTTGCAATTTATTGATGGTCAAATCACTCTCGAAGAAGCGACACAAGAAGCAATCAAACACAACTTTGAACTGGCCAGGCGCCAGGTTATGTGGTTTAGAGCAAACAAACAAATGCACTGGATGGACGCAAATACGCTATCAAAAAACGATATTTACGATCTAAGTATGAAAGAAATATCGTCGAAATTGGCTCTGCAAAAGTAG